From Actinosynnema mirum DSM 43827, a single genomic window includes:
- a CDS encoding ribonucleotide-diphosphate reductase subunit beta: MTTTPDAADTTGLGEIERGAGRVHVDDKAMINARADVNQLLPLKYHWAWEKYLAGCANHWMPTEVSMQADIALWRSPNGLTADERHAIKRNLGFFATSESLVANNVVLAVYRNITNPECRQYLLRQAFEEAVHTHTFEYICSSLGLDEGELFNMYREVPSITDKAAWALKYTKSLEDPEFRTGTPEADQAFLRDLVAFYVVFEGMWFYTGFAQILSLGRRNKMVGIAEQYQYILRDESIHLNFGIDAINQIKIENPHLWGEAFQAEVRTMLAEACELEIAYGRDTMPNGLLGLNAELCEQYMRFITNRRCAQLGLEPVFAATENPFPWMSEAVDLKKEKNFFETRVTEYASGGTLDWD, from the coding sequence GTGACCACCACCCCCGACGCCGCCGACACCACGGGCCTCGGCGAGATCGAGCGCGGCGCGGGCCGCGTGCACGTCGACGACAAGGCGATGATCAACGCCCGCGCCGACGTGAACCAGCTCCTGCCGCTGAAGTACCACTGGGCGTGGGAGAAGTACCTCGCGGGCTGCGCGAACCACTGGATGCCCACCGAGGTGTCCATGCAGGCCGACATCGCCCTGTGGCGCTCCCCGAACGGCCTGACCGCCGACGAGCGGCACGCGATCAAGCGCAACCTCGGCTTCTTCGCGACCTCGGAGTCGTTGGTGGCCAACAACGTCGTGCTCGCGGTGTACCGCAACATCACCAACCCCGAGTGCCGCCAGTACCTGCTGCGCCAGGCGTTCGAGGAGGCGGTGCACACCCACACCTTCGAGTACATCTGCTCCTCGCTCGGCCTGGACGAGGGCGAGCTGTTCAACATGTACCGCGAGGTGCCGTCGATCACCGACAAGGCGGCGTGGGCGCTGAAGTACACGAAGTCGTTGGAGGACCCGGAGTTCCGCACCGGCACGCCCGAGGCGGACCAGGCGTTCCTGCGCGACCTGGTGGCGTTCTACGTGGTGTTCGAGGGCATGTGGTTCTACACCGGGTTCGCGCAGATCCTGTCCCTGGGGCGGCGCAACAAGATGGTGGGGATCGCCGAGCAGTACCAGTACATCCTGCGCGACGAGTCGATCCACCTGAACTTCGGGATCGACGCGATCAACCAGATCAAGATCGAGAACCCGCACCTGTGGGGCGAGGCGTTCCAGGCCGAGGTGCGCACGATGCTCGCCGAGGCGTGCGAGCTGGAGATCGCCTACGGCCGCGACACGATGCCGAACGGGCTGCTCGGGCTCAACGCCGAGCTGTGCGAGCAGTACATGCGGTTCATCACCAACCGCAGGTGCGCGCAGCTGGGGTTGGAGCCGGTGTTCGCGGCGACCGAGAACCCGTTCCCGTGGATGTCGGAGGCGGTGGACCTGAAGAAGGAGAAGAACTTCTTCGAGACCAGGGTCACCGAGTACGCCTCCGGCGGCACGCTCGACTGGGACTGA
- a CDS encoding Nramp family divalent metal transporter, with the protein MATTRATRATRATRLRSGTALLGPAFVAAIAYVDPGNVATNTAAGARYGFLLVWVLVAANVMAGLVQTLSAKLGLVTGRSLPEAVRDGLSRPARLAYWAQAEGVAVATDLAEVVGGAIALNLLFDLPLLLGGVITGVVSTVLLVLRDRSGQRAFERVITGMLLVIAIGFAAGLLLSPPPAEALGGLAPRFDGVDSVVLAAGMLGATVMPHAVYVHSALARDRHGQATGDALRRLLAATRVDVVLAMVVAGAVNLALLLLAATALRDVPGLDGLDQVHAAIGDALGGGVALLFAVGLLASGLASTAVGSYSGAVVLEGLLDVRVSLLTRRLVTLAPALLVLAVGADPTRALVWSQVVLSFGIPFALVPLVRLTSSRAVMGEHVNGRGTVVAAWGAAGAVIALNAVLLVLLAIG; encoded by the coding sequence GTGGCGACCACCCGCGCCACCCGTGCCACCCGCGCGACCCGGCTCCGCTCGGGAACCGCCCTGCTCGGGCCCGCGTTCGTCGCGGCCATCGCCTACGTCGACCCCGGCAACGTCGCCACGAACACCGCCGCCGGGGCCCGGTACGGGTTCCTGCTGGTCTGGGTGCTGGTGGCCGCGAACGTCATGGCCGGACTGGTCCAGACCCTCTCCGCCAAGCTCGGCCTGGTCACCGGCCGCTCGCTGCCCGAGGCGGTGCGCGACGGCCTGTCCAGGCCCGCGCGGTTGGCCTACTGGGCGCAGGCCGAGGGCGTGGCCGTGGCCACCGACCTGGCCGAGGTGGTCGGCGGCGCGATCGCCCTGAACCTGCTGTTCGACCTCCCGCTGCTGCTCGGCGGGGTGATCACCGGCGTGGTGTCGACGGTCCTGCTGGTGCTGCGCGACCGCAGCGGGCAGCGCGCGTTCGAGCGGGTGATCACCGGGATGCTGCTGGTCATCGCCATCGGCTTCGCCGCGGGCCTCCTGCTCTCCCCGCCGCCCGCCGAGGCGCTGGGCGGGCTGGCGCCGCGCTTCGACGGGGTGGACAGCGTGGTGCTGGCGGCCGGGATGCTCGGCGCCACGGTCATGCCGCACGCGGTGTACGTGCACTCGGCGCTCGCCCGCGACCGGCACGGCCAGGCCACCGGCGACGCCCTGCGGCGCCTGCTGGCGGCCACGCGGGTGGACGTGGTGCTGGCGATGGTCGTGGCGGGCGCGGTGAACCTGGCCCTGCTCCTGCTCGCGGCCACCGCGCTGCGCGACGTGCCCGGCCTGGACGGCCTGGACCAGGTGCACGCGGCCATCGGCGACGCGCTCGGGGGCGGGGTGGCGCTGCTGTTCGCGGTGGGCCTGCTGGCCTCGGGCCTGGCGTCGACGGCGGTCGGGTCGTACTCGGGGGCGGTGGTGCTGGAGGGCCTGCTCGACGTGCGCGTCTCGCTGCTGACCAGGCGCCTGGTGACGCTGGCGCCCGCGCTGCTCGTGCTCGCGGTGGGCGCGGACCCGACGCGGGCGCTGGTGTGGTCGCAGGTGGTGCTCTCGTTCGGCATCCCGTTCGCGCTGGTGCCGCTGGTGCGGCTGACCTCGTCGCGGGCGGTGATGGGGGAGCACGTGAACGGGCGCGGCACGGTGGTCGCCGCGTGGGGCGCGGCGGGGGCGGTGATCGCGCTGAACGCGGTGCTGCTGGTGCTGCTGGCGATCGGTTGA
- a CDS encoding helix-turn-helix domain-containing protein → MSSRTPTTDRAADAAALFDGTRLTLARHLAGLRKSDLANKVEKSPTAVAAWESGAKRPTAATVAQLALGLSVEPGFFAVRPDDVTALGSAPHFRSLRSTSQLTRDQAYAYGRLAVDIAAGLERHVEFPEPDVPSLPVAVDDRDGDGPERAARLVRRHWGVADGPVGHLIRLLENRGVLVVFSPEQTASVDAYSFDTRLRPVVVLNPIKRDYYRQRFDVAHELGHLVMHGDAEPGGRIVEEQAHRFAAELLTPADQVLDLLPATMGGDVWRSLARTKEQWGVNMQALLYRARWLGKLGDVSYRNAMTTISTRGWRRNEPGLVDAIEQPSLLPRAVELLAQEGIDEGSLVAQCRVPVDLFHTITSRTPEQPWADLAPSDGGSADHRDGPRVLSLLDRRARRAARSN, encoded by the coding sequence GTGAGTTCTCGTACACCGACGACCGACCGGGCGGCGGACGCCGCCGCGCTCTTCGACGGAACCCGCCTGACCCTGGCCCGTCACCTCGCGGGGCTGCGCAAGAGCGACCTGGCCAACAAAGTGGAGAAGAGCCCGACCGCCGTGGCGGCCTGGGAGTCCGGCGCGAAGCGGCCCACCGCGGCGACCGTGGCCCAGCTGGCGCTGGGCCTGTCGGTCGAGCCGGGGTTCTTCGCGGTGCGCCCGGACGACGTGACCGCGCTCGGCAGCGCGCCGCACTTCCGCTCGTTGCGCTCGACCAGCCAGCTCACCCGCGACCAGGCCTACGCCTACGGGCGGCTGGCGGTGGACATCGCGGCGGGCTTGGAGCGGCACGTCGAGTTCCCCGAACCCGACGTGCCGAGCCTGCCCGTGGCGGTCGACGACCGGGACGGCGACGGCCCCGAGCGCGCGGCGCGGCTCGTCAGGCGGCACTGGGGCGTCGCGGACGGTCCCGTGGGGCACCTGATCCGGTTGCTGGAGAACCGGGGGGTGCTGGTGGTCTTCAGCCCCGAGCAGACGGCGTCCGTGGACGCCTACTCCTTCGACACCCGGCTGCGCCCGGTCGTGGTCCTGAACCCGATCAAGCGCGACTACTACCGCCAGCGCTTCGACGTGGCGCACGAGCTGGGGCACCTCGTCATGCACGGCGACGCCGAACCGGGGGGCCGGATCGTCGAGGAGCAGGCGCACCGCTTCGCCGCCGAGCTGCTGACGCCCGCCGACCAGGTGCTGGACCTGCTCCCGGCCACGATGGGCGGCGACGTCTGGCGGTCGCTGGCCAGGACGAAGGAGCAGTGGGGGGTGAACATGCAGGCCCTGCTCTACCGGGCCCGCTGGCTCGGCAAGCTCGGCGACGTGTCCTACCGCAACGCCATGACGACCATCTCCACCAGGGGGTGGCGGCGGAACGAGCCCGGTCTGGTCGACGCCATCGAGCAGCCGTCGCTGCTGCCGCGCGCCGTGGAGCTGCTCGCGCAGGAGGGGATCGACGAGGGGAGCCTGGTCGCGCAGTGCCGGGTGCCGGTCGACCTGTTCCACACCATCACGTCACGGACGCCCGAGCAGCCGTGGGCCGACCTCGCCCCGTCGGACGGCGGAAGCGCGGACCACCGCGACGGCCCGCGCGTGCTGTCGCTCCTGGACAGGCGGGCGAGGCGGGCCGCGCGGTCGAACTGA